The Theobroma cacao cultivar B97-61/B2 chromosome 1, Criollo_cocoa_genome_V2, whole genome shotgun sequence genome contains the following window.
AAGATTATATCCAATCCCTCtctcatgtttttgtttttcatactTCTTAGTTTTTACTTACTATACTTGGCATTTGCTAATAAgattgaaggaaaagaaaaataaataatcacgTGCTGTCATATTGTTGGATTAATGTTCTAGATATTTTCCTTCATTCTATGTTGAacttttttgttataatttttccacctTTCATGATGTTAAATCCTTTTGTCTTTAGTAGAGAAATGAGTGTTTCTGATACCTAATCTATGATGCAACAACTCTGCAGGTGGACATTTGCATTGGTTTTGGTCTATTTTGCGGTATGTAACGAATTTAAATCCCATTTCTACCGTTATCTTCTCCTAGTagtaatattcttttattgtagcttctctctctctttttttcttttttttaaaacgcAAGCTCTGTTTCATGTATGAACAGATACATATAACGTGATTTCAATAATACAAAATTACATACCTTTTTCTCTGTTGATTAAACTACATTCTTTTTGTTGAAGTAGCCCCTCTTTAAGATATGCCCTTTCTCTGTGTAGCTGGGGACTGTCATATCTGCTTATGGATGTTGGGTGTGCTTAAGTACCCCTCTTCCTGAAAATGGTGCAAGGGATGAATTTCTGAAAAGAGATTTCGAAGAGGGTACGACTGCAAACTCTGTAAATTATCAGGAAAAAGATGTCAGGGGTAAAATCAAGTTGCAGAGTCACTATGCTCAGGAGGAGTTTCAACAAAGGGCAGGGTTTTGGGGATTTCTTATGCAAACTATATATCAGGTCAGTCATGAAGATATCCAACTTTTCTGTCCATCCTAAAAGCTTATTATAGCTCAAGTTCTCCCATCTCTCACGTGCAATGCGTCATTCAGGTCCAGCTAACACTTCAATGAGTTGTGTTTTAATATGATGTTTATCCCTTTCATTTGTACAAAATGATTACCAAAAACTTCGAAGCAACACTGATCAAAGACAGAATATCACAGCTATATTAAGTGTTCTGAGCATCATGCCTTAACGCCAATGGCTTGAGCCTCGAGACCATTAATACTGGACTATTGTCTTTCTTTCCTTGCAGACAACTGATTCCTTACTCTCGCTTCATTGCAGACTTGTGGAGGTGCTGTCATCCTGACAGACATCGTATTTTGGTGTATTATTGTTCCATTTTTATCAAACTCACACCTTGGACTGAACATGGTGAGATTTACTTCATATAAACTGTCTATGCTACATTTATGGAAAAGTCTTAATTTGATGGAAAGGTTATTGGCATCTGCTTTGTTTATTCAGTTCCTGCTAAGCTTGTTGAAAGATGAATTTTGACTGGCCTTTAGTCAAAAATGCTTCATGCATCTTCCATAATAGTATCATTAGAGTTGACTGCACTTACACAAGAGAGCTTGACAAAGTTTATGTCTCAGTTGTGTTCAGTTATCTATACTATGAATCTTGTACAATGTTTTATTGACTACTATTCTCCTGTCCCCTTCTTAAAGttcttcaaataaattttcctGCGGAATCATTGAATTAAATGTCACAAAGGACAGTTACATGGTAGAAACTAAACTGTTTCATACTACTTTTCTGCTACCTGAAAATGCTTGTTGAGTGTTGTGTTTCCTTACAGACTGCTGCTCAATGCTATGTGATTGGTACCATCATGCATATTCTgcatgtttttctttctctcctgcaaatttttttttctaataacCTTCCCTTGTTTCCCTTTTGGTTTATATATGAAACATCATCACCACAAATTTTTAATGACTGCAATTGGATTCAACCAGTGGTTCATATGGCAACATGATTAAAATTATGTTAGAATGCTTTCTTTCCAGTTACCACCTCTCCTTACTCATTCACAGACTTGTGGAAAAAACTATCAATCGATAAGTAAGAATTATGCTTGCCACTAAGTTTTATTTGCAAGCCTCTAAGCACTACTGGCTTATATGATGTTATAAATCATGCTGGAATCCTAGAATGGATGGTGAATTACCAGAATGTTCACTGATTCTTGTTTATTTCTTTCTGACAGTTAATGGGCTGCATGCACACTTTGAACGCTGTTTTTCTTATATTAGATACCGTTCTCAATAGCCTTGTAAGTATTGCAGCACTAAGGGAAATCCTTTTCTTAAAAGCTGTTCATTTCTACAgtaaattcatataaattctACTTGTTTCTCATAACACAATTAGTGCTCAGCCACAATGTTGGATATCTTTAAATGAGTCAAGAGAGGGGAGTTAGAAGAcgaaaaaagggagaaaaaatgaaagaaaaatgaaggaaGAGGGAACATAGATAATTTATGGATTTCCTTTATGAGTTACTGCTTCCACGGGTTAATATTAATTAGGTCTCATCCTTTGTGTCAGCCATTTCCTTGGTTCCGGCTTGCATATTTTGTTCAGTGGAGCTGTTTGTATGTTGTTTTCCAGTGGGTCCTTCATGCCTGCGGTTTTACATGGTAAGCATAGATCTTTTCTCGATTCTGCACTGCCTTCTTGTCTCTCTAAGTTCTGGTTAAACAACTAGTAACATCTGCTCGTACTAAACTAGGTGGCCATATCCTTTCCTCGAGCTTGATACCCCATGGGCTCCTTTATGGTAAGCGGCTAACACAGTTTATATCCCATCCCCGTTTTCGACTGTAAATCACTTAATATAAGAATATGTTGGATGCAATGCATTGTACAGGTACTTCGCCCTGGCTGTGGTTCACATCCCCTGCTATGGGATATATGCACTGATTGTAAAAGCCAAAAATTCGATCCTCCCAAGATTGTTCCCTCATGTTTTTGTGAGGTCGTACTCGTActagtttctttctttatttatttcaaatccaCTGCTTTTGGATGTGGTAATCTGTTTTGATTGTATGCTTGTGTATATGAAGACGGGGGTTTTGCTTCCATTCCCTCCACAGATTGTGGTTTATACACCTTTTGTTACATAATTTTAACACTTGGACAAGTACTGCAGCATTCCtaccaaaatcaaattatatacCCCTTATTTTTTTGGGCTTATTTGATATGTTTAATATattacttttacttttacaAGGGTTCTATTATCTGTTTGCATCTAGCAAATGGTAGGGAAGTTAAAATCTAtggataatgataatttaatACAGTAAGTATGCAGAGTAAGgaaatcatttttcttcattggATGTCGAAGGATGCAAAGAAAACTTTCTGCAATTAGCAACAAACAATCGTGAAGGGCATAGGCCGCCATATTCAGTGTATAACTCGATTTCTAATTCCTTGCTTTACTTAAATTGTGATGATAAGAGACAATGAGACATCATCTCACCAAAAAGGCTAGTTTGGGCCACTTAAAACTGTCAAGAGAAGCCCATTGAAGCTTATTGAACCATGGAGGAGGCCTCCTACAACTAGGGCAGGATAAAACACAGCATATAATCTGATTCTCATGTGCTTAAAGCCTTAAACTCAA
Protein-coding sequences here:
- the LOC18613775 gene encoding uncharacterized protein LOC18613775 isoform X2, with product MSNSDDEGLGYWFRWQVPVCAFIIVAPSVLASYVIKKVKTDPLFFDDFWKPQWRKLNPCWLLCYRAFAFVCLGRILYEIVALDGAFAFYFYTQWTFALVLVYFALGTVISAYGCWVCLSTPLPENGARDEFLKRDFEEGTTANSVNYQEKDVRGKIKLQSHYAQEEFQQRAGFWGFLMQTIYQTCGGAVILTDIVFWCIIVPFLSNSHLGLNMLMGCMHTLNAVFLILDTVLNSLPFPWFRLAYFVQWSCLYVVFQWVLHACGFTWWPYPFLELDTPWAPLWYFALAVVHIPCYGIYALIVKAKNSILPRLFPHVFVRSYSY
- the LOC18613775 gene encoding uncharacterized protein LOC18613775 isoform X1: MALVVYWYDFICFGIVVAAFIGSLWVLWRKEAASRCEDNSVYESLLAARPDSDGFVRATPRAHVGSNQLWTSCWKGVHPGWLVLTRFVSLAVMAGFLSWDIVEWDATIFVYYTEWTFALVLVYFALGTVISAYGCWVCLSTPLPENGARDEFLKRDFEEGTTANSVNYQEKDVRGKIKLQSHYAQEEFQQRAGFWGFLMQTIYQTCGGAVILTDIVFWCIIVPFLSNSHLGLNMLMGCMHTLNAVFLILDTVLNSLPFPWFRLAYFVQWSCLYVVFQWVLHACGFTWWPYPFLELDTPWAPLWYFALAVVHIPCYGIYALIVKAKNSILPRLFPHVFVRSYSY